A single genomic interval of Candidatus Thermokryptus mobilis harbors:
- a CDS encoding GNAT family N-acetyltransferase, which produces MRIEISDNLNEWSNFILSSPQSNPFLSINWLKPYAEIFNLNFEVTFVRKGYETIAGIILPVKKKFLLHVLTPLPFTYYNGITFKNFQSEKRQKEILEKNESILMLHKHIIKKIDFFVFKLHHTIYDIRQFKWLGYKVKPRYTFVLNLNPIDLVWERMSNSLKRKIKEAQEVGFRVLKSKSADVLAEQQILSYERTGGKFFLGFDKLKNLLNELVNSGILEVYYLIDSRGEILASRGISIWGEKGYDIVAGMRERESDVASHFLVWKILEDLSTRGITEFDFCGADIEKVAFFKMQFGGELKLSFEVSFAKGILKFFQR; this is translated from the coding sequence TTGCGCATTGAAATTTCCGATAATTTAAATGAGTGGTCAAATTTTATCTTGAGCTCCCCTCAGTCAAATCCTTTCCTTTCAATAAATTGGTTGAAGCCCTACGCTGAAATTTTCAACCTAAATTTTGAAGTCACCTTCGTAAGAAAGGGCTATGAAACCATAGCAGGGATAATTTTACCCGTTAAAAAGAAATTTCTCTTACATGTCTTAACACCTTTGCCGTTCACATACTATAACGGCATAACTTTCAAAAACTTCCAATCCGAGAAAAGACAAAAGGAAATACTTGAAAAAAACGAGTCAATTTTAATGCTTCACAAACACATAATTAAAAAAATTGATTTCTTTGTCTTCAAACTTCACCACACGATTTACGACATAAGGCAATTCAAGTGGCTTGGCTACAAGGTAAAGCCAAGATATACATTCGTGCTGAATCTTAATCCAATTGATCTTGTCTGGGAAAGGATGAGCAACTCTTTGAAAAGAAAAATAAAAGAAGCTCAAGAAGTTGGCTTTAGGGTCTTAAAGTCAAAATCAGCTGATGTGCTTGCCGAACAGCAAATTTTAAGCTATGAGAGGACTGGCGGTAAATTTTTCCTCGGTTTTGACAAATTAAAAAATCTATTGAACGAACTCGTCAATTCAGGCATCCTTGAGGTTTACTATCTCATTGACAGCCGAGGGGAAATACTTGCTTCAAGAGGAATTTCAATCTGGGGGGAAAAGGGATATGACATCGTTGCGGGGATGAGGGAAAGAGAATCGGATGTGGCTTCGCACTTTTTAGTTTGGAAAATACTTGAGGATTTGTCAACAAGAGGAATAACCGAGTTTGACTTCTGTGGGGCAGATATTGAAAAAGTTGCTTTCTTTAAAATGCAATTTGGGGGCGAGTTAAAACTTTCATTTGAAGTGAGTTTTGCAAAAGGAATCTTGAAATTTTTTCAAAGATGA
- a CDS encoding oligosaccharide flippase family protein: MNVLNSIVKKASLISLSRILNILGLLVVTIILARHLSKREFALYDQMWLILNTINPIVSFAFSSAVYFFGVKEKSSKYISSIFSFLALLGFIVTILFYLLRFEVGRILNNALFPENFPYFALFFLFSIPTAILDSLFILRGNFKKLFIITLITVALYIIAVFSSIFINKGIIFILASLSAIAILRFIYTLNFIKKSFDLTPTFSHLKEILKYTSPLIFGHISAILSRQIDKFIVANSFAPEVYAIYGVGAKELPVVPLITSSFASVSFPEISKLYDAGKKIEVAKLINDVIKSTAVFVLPVFSYLFFFSNEFIVVLFSAKYIESAEIFRVYIFFLPVRILLYSPILSALGRQKIYMLVSLIDLVLNFSLGLIFLKLFGLKGPAIAVVLSTYIETSLMLYFILRTLVGIRLRDIFPARFLLSVLTISVFIAVFCYLVGSLISDVNLRFVLTASLFLFIYFAFIKVRLISFG, translated from the coding sequence ATGAACGTGCTTAATTCAATCGTTAAAAAAGCCAGCTTGATAAGTTTATCAAGAATTCTCAACATTCTCGGATTGCTCGTAGTCACGATCATACTCGCACGGCATTTATCAAAGAGAGAATTCGCACTTTATGATCAAATGTGGCTTATACTTAACACAATAAATCCAATCGTCTCATTCGCATTTTCAAGCGCCGTCTATTTCTTCGGTGTGAAGGAAAAATCAAGCAAATACATTTCAAGCATATTTTCCTTTCTTGCCCTCCTCGGATTCATCGTCACCATACTGTTTTATCTATTAAGGTTTGAAGTGGGGAGAATTTTAAACAATGCTCTTTTCCCAGAAAACTTCCCTTATTTCGCCTTGTTCTTTCTATTTTCAATCCCAACCGCAATCCTTGACTCCCTGTTCATTTTAAGAGGAAACTTTAAAAAACTTTTCATCATAACACTCATCACGGTAGCACTTTACATCATCGCTGTTTTCTCCTCCATTTTCATTAATAAAGGGATCATTTTTATACTCGCAAGTTTATCAGCCATAGCGATCTTAAGATTTATTTATACGCTTAACTTCATCAAGAAAAGTTTTGATCTCACACCAACATTTTCACATCTTAAGGAGATTTTGAAATACACATCCCCTCTTATCTTTGGACACATAAGTGCGATTTTATCAAGACAAATTGATAAGTTCATAGTAGCAAACAGCTTTGCGCCGGAGGTTTATGCCATTTATGGCGTTGGGGCTAAGGAACTTCCGGTAGTCCCGTTGATAACAAGCTCCTTTGCCTCAGTGAGTTTCCCAGAAATAAGCAAGCTATATGACGCTGGTAAAAAAATAGAGGTTGCAAAACTTATAAATGATGTCATAAAATCAACCGCTGTATTTGTCCTGCCCGTTTTTTCATATCTTTTTTTCTTCTCAAATGAATTCATCGTCGTTTTATTCTCCGCAAAATACATTGAAAGCGCTGAGATTTTTAGGGTTTATATATTTTTCCTCCCAGTGAGAATTCTACTTTACAGTCCGATCCTCTCAGCTCTTGGAAGGCAGAAAATTTATATGCTTGTTTCGCTCATTGATCTTGTCTTAAACTTTTCCCTCGGCTTGATATTTTTAAAACTTTTTGGTTTAAAAGGTCCCGCTATAGCCGTTGTGCTTTCAACATACATTGAGACCTCTTTGATGTTGTATTTTATTTTAAGGACACTTGTGGGTATAAGATTGCGGGACATTTTCCCTGCCAGGTTTTTACTTTCGGTTTTAACCATCTCAGTTTTTATTGCGGTATTTTGCTATTTGGTTGGCTCGCTTATCAGCGATGTTAATTTAAGGTTCGTCTTAACCGCTTCGCTTTTTTTATTCATTTATTTTGCGTTCATAAAAGTGAGGTTGATTTCTTTTGGTTGA
- a CDS encoding class II fumarate hydratase — MSDYRVEKDALGEVKVPTWALWGAQTQRAVENFPISGIRFPQTFIRAIGLVKYCAAKVNKELGLLDEKKAEAIMEASKEVIEGKLDEHFPLDIFQTGSGTSTNMNANEVIANRACEILGAQRGDKTVVHPNDHVNLGQSSNDVIPACIHISSALALKEKLLPALEKLHKALLEKAKEFDDIVKTGRTHLMDAMPVRLGQEFSGYASQIELAIERINSVLPRLYELALGGTAVGTGINTHPEFGKRIAEALSQETGIPFKETRNHFSAQATMDTAVELSGALKTLAVALYKIANDLRWMNSGPQAGLAEIRLPALQPGSSIMPGKINPVIPEAVIMVSMQVIGNDSVVTLAGASGNFELNVALPVIARNLLESIMILANASEVLVDKCINGIVANKEHMQRLAEQNAILATALTPYIGYDKAAQIVKKAMAENKTIREVVLELGLMKEDELDKVLDIRKMTEGGFVAGVSGGG; from the coding sequence ATGTCCGATTACAGGGTTGAAAAAGACGCACTTGGGGAGGTAAAAGTTCCAACTTGGGCACTTTGGGGAGCACAGACACAAAGGGCGGTTGAAAACTTCCCTATAAGCGGAATAAGATTTCCGCAAACATTTATCAGGGCGATCGGGCTTGTGAAGTATTGTGCAGCAAAAGTTAACAAAGAACTTGGTCTGCTTGACGAGAAAAAAGCTGAGGCAATAATGGAGGCATCAAAGGAAGTCATTGAGGGGAAACTTGACGAACATTTTCCGCTTGATATTTTCCAAACGGGTTCTGGCACATCAACGAATATGAACGCAAATGAAGTCATCGCAAATCGTGCTTGTGAAATTTTAGGAGCTCAAAGAGGCGACAAAACAGTTGTCCATCCGAATGACCATGTAAATCTGGGGCAATCCTCAAATGATGTCATCCCAGCGTGTATTCACATTTCATCAGCGCTTGCTTTGAAGGAGAAACTATTACCAGCCCTTGAAAAACTTCACAAAGCTCTACTTGAAAAGGCAAAAGAATTTGACGACATAGTCAAGACAGGAAGGACCCATCTTATGGACGCTATGCCAGTGCGACTTGGGCAGGAATTTTCAGGGTATGCTTCCCAAATTGAACTTGCAATTGAAAGGATTAATTCCGTTTTGCCGAGGTTATATGAACTCGCATTGGGTGGAACGGCAGTGGGAACTGGGATAAATACACATCCAGAGTTTGGTAAAAGAATCGCCGAGGCGCTTTCTCAAGAAACAGGAATACCTTTCAAGGAAACGAGAAACCATTTTTCAGCTCAGGCAACCATGGACACGGCGGTTGAATTAAGCGGTGCTTTAAAGACACTTGCGGTTGCGCTTTACAAAATCGCAAACGACCTAAGATGGATGAATTCAGGTCCTCAAGCTGGTCTTGCTGAAATTCGCCTTCCCGCACTTCAACCCGGTTCATCAATTATGCCAGGAAAAATAAACCCAGTTATTCCAGAGGCAGTCATAATGGTATCAATGCAAGTTATCGGAAACGACTCGGTTGTAACATTGGCAGGGGCTTCTGGAAACTTTGAACTCAATGTTGCTCTCCCGGTTATCGCAAGAAATTTACTTGAATCAATTATGATACTTGCAAATGCAAGTGAGGTATTAGTTGATAAATGCATCAACGGAATCGTCGCTAACAAGGAACACATGCAACGCCTTGCTGAGCAGAACGCAATACTTGCAACTGCACTCACACCTTATATTGGCTATGATAAAGCAGCTCAAATCGTCAAAAAAGCAATGGCTGAAAATAAGACGATCCGCGAAGTTGTGCTTGAACTCGGCTTGATGAAAGAAGATGAGCTTGACAAAGTCCTTGACATAAGGAAGATGACAGAAGGCGGATTTGTAGCTGGGGTTTCGGGTGGTGGTTGA
- a CDS encoding M24 family metallopeptidase — protein MKIEKIQRKLTELGIDGWLFYDFHNRDKIGLKILGLSMQGLATRRWFYFIPANGEPIKLVHRVEPDKLDSLPGKKFFYSGWRELHDRLKEILGSPKKIAMQYSPMNAIPYISIVDAGTIELLRDLGHEIISSADLVQIFEALIDENLIKTHFEAGKLVDETLDEAFEEIRKGVRSGKYKTEYEIQQFILKRFYDKGLTSDEDPPIVGVNDHPANPHFYPTPENSREIKPGDKLLIDLWAKKNEPGAIFYDITWCAFIGDEPPEEYVNLFHIVRDARREALAFLQNRLNQNLEVAGWEVDEVARRYIQEKGYGDYFTHRTGHSIGENVHGNGANIDNFETQDIRKLLPGSLFSLEPGIYIPGKLGVRSEVNVYINSEKKAIITGREQEELVLIY, from the coding sequence ATGAAGATTGAAAAAATCCAAAGGAAACTCACCGAACTTGGAATTGATGGCTGGCTATTTTATGACTTTCACAACAGGGATAAAATCGGTTTGAAAATCCTCGGTTTGTCAATGCAAGGTCTCGCAACGAGAAGATGGTTTTATTTCATCCCAGCAAACGGCGAACCGATAAAACTTGTTCATAGAGTTGAACCCGATAAACTTGATTCCCTACCCGGGAAAAAATTTTTCTACTCGGGATGGCGCGAACTTCACGATCGTCTTAAAGAAATCCTCGGTTCGCCCAAGAAAATCGCTATGCAATACTCACCGATGAACGCAATCCCCTATATATCAATCGTTGATGCCGGGACAATTGAACTATTGCGAGATTTGGGACACGAGATTATATCATCGGCTGATTTAGTTCAAATTTTTGAGGCGCTAATTGATGAAAATTTAATCAAAACACATTTTGAAGCTGGAAAACTTGTTGATGAGACGCTTGATGAGGCATTTGAAGAAATAAGGAAAGGAGTGAGAAGCGGGAAGTACAAGACAGAATACGAAATTCAGCAATTCATTTTGAAAAGATTTTATGACAAGGGCTTAACATCTGATGAAGACCCACCAATAGTTGGGGTTAACGACCATCCAGCTAATCCTCATTTTTATCCGACGCCTGAAAATTCAAGGGAGATAAAGCCAGGAGATAAACTTTTAATTGACCTTTGGGCGAAGAAAAACGAGCCGGGGGCAATTTTTTATGATATAACTTGGTGTGCCTTCATAGGCGATGAGCCACCCGAGGAGTATGTCAATCTTTTTCACATCGTAAGGGATGCAAGAAGAGAAGCCTTGGCATTCCTGCAAAACCGCCTCAATCAAAATCTTGAAGTCGCCGGATGGGAGGTAGACGAAGTCGCAAGAAGATATATTCAAGAGAAAGGTTACGGGGATTATTTTACACATAGAACTGGTCATTCAATTGGGGAAAATGTCCACGGGAACGGTGCAAACATTGATAACTTTGAAACCCAAGATATAAGAAAGCTTCTCCCGGGCTCCCTTTTTTCGCTTGAACCCGGAATTTACATCCCAGGTAAGCTTGGGGTCAGATCCGAGGT